GATTGCTTGGACAAGCACTTGGGAATCTGATCGAATACAGATTGTAGAGTAGTTTTGCGAAGCAGCGTGGAGGAGAGCTTCTCTGATTGCAAGGGCTTCACCCATGCATGGTGAAGTGACCGCTGTTTGGACTTTTGATCCGCGATCCAATTCCATCTGATTACGGTCCGAGAAGATCCATGCCAGACCCGCCGTTCGTGATGTTGAAATCCAAGCAGCGTCGGTGTTACAGTAGATCTCCTGGTTATTAAGCGGCGAGTCTTCACGGGATCGGTGGAGATGTTGATGAGGAGGTCGCAAGCTTGGTGTGTTTGTGCTGATACGAGGGGGCTGGGCGTTCTCCCATTCTTTAAGGGCCAGTAGAGCTCGAAGAGTTGTTTCCTCTGGAGACTGCGACTTGTTCTCAAACACAAGCTGATTCCTCGCGAGCCATATAGCCCAGTAGATCCATGGGAAGACGTTCTCGGAGAAACCATAAGGTGGTAGAGGAATCCATCTCCAGCTTTCCTGTAGTATCTTGGTGAACGAAGCGTCTGGTAAAGTATCGAGTTGGCGATTCCAGGGTCCATTACTCCTGATCTCCTTCGCATATTGATAATGGAAGAAGATATGTTCAGCGCTTTTAGGAGCTCCACAGCGAATGTAAGATGTGTTGGAGAAGAGTCCTCTACGTTGTAAATTGTTGCCTGTATGGAGAGCATTTGCAACGATCTCCCAGAGGAAAAACTTCAATTTTGGTGATAGATGCTGAGACCAAATAAGCTTCTTCCAGTCACAAGTAGCCTCTCTTGCCTCTCTCTGATGGTTGAGTGGCATAAACGTTGAGAAGTAGCCTGATTTAACGCTGTAGTTCCCGGATTTTTGAAGTGGCCAAACGAAAGTATCAGGGGCACCGAGAATGCTTGGGTGTAGGCTCATGATGTGGTCTTTCAGCTCGGGGAAGAGGTTGTCAATCAAGCCAACATTCCATTCTTTGGTTTCTCTTGTAAATCAGATACCATTAGATCATTGTCCTTTAGAAGTACAGGGCCTATAGGTCTTAAGTCTGTTTCAGGTTTGATCCAGGAGTTGTTCCATACTGATGTCGTCTCTCCATTGCCTATTGCTTTCATCATGTGCTTAATAAGGAGGTCTCTTCCAAAGAAGACTCCTCTCCAACCATGTGAGATGACAGAGGTCGGCTTCGTCTTGAGGAAGGGAGACTTGTGGCAATATTTCCCAAACAGAACTTTAGCGAGGAGACAACTCGGGTTAGTGATCAGTCTCCAACCTATTTTTGCAAGGAGGGCTTGATTGAAAGCTTGAATGTCTCTAAAGCCTAATCCTCCCATGCTTTTTGGTTGTGTCAGTTTATCCCAAGAGACCCAACAGATCTTTCTAACCCCGTCTTTTGAGTCCCACCAGAAGCGAATGAGCACAGACTGGATGCGTTTGCAAAGGATTACCGGCAGTTCAAAACAAGTCATTGCGAAAGATGGGATCGGAGACAACACTGCATGGATCATGGTTGCTTTCCCTACAGTGGAGAGGAATTGAGTTGACCAACCTAGCGATTGTTGTTTCATCTTGTCTACAATGGAGGAGAATATGTCCCTCTTTTTCCTCCCAAAATGCTCAGGTAGGCCCAAATACTTGCCAACTCCTCATTCTTTCTCAATACCCAGTTGAGATTTAACTCTAGCTCGAATGTCTGCAGGCGTTTTCTTGGAGAAAGATATGGAGATTTCATACCATTTATCTTTTGTCCCAAAGCGGCTTCGTAGCTGTGTAGAATCTCCATGAGACTATTGCACGCAAAGGTATTAGTCTTTGTGAATATCATGGTGTCATCTGCGAACAATAAATGGTTGATTTTTGGACTATTTCTTGCCACCTTTATTCCTGGTAGTGATCCTTCTTCTTGTGCACTTTTGCAGAGACCAGAGAGGACTTCCCCGCAGATAATGAAGATGTAGGGGGACAAGGGATCTCCCTGCGTGATGCCTCGCTGTGGAGTAATAGAGCCTACCGCTTCATCATTGAGAAGGAAAGAGTATGAGACCCTTTTGATGCATTCCATAAGCCAATTGGTCCAGGTAGAGCAAAATCCCATTCTTTCAAATACTGTACGTATAAAAGACCATTCAAGACGGTCATAAGCTTTACTAACATCTGTTTTGACCTCCATTGAGCAGTGCTTGACAGCCTCTGACGTCTTAAGGAAGTGGAGCACTTCATGCGTGATGAGGACGTTGTCAGATATAGCACGCCCAGGTACAAAAGCTGATTGGTTCTCTGAAATAACCTCCTGCAGCACCGGTTTGAGTCTGAGAGATAGTATTTTCGAGATAATCTTGTAGTATACGTTACATAGGGCAATAGGTCTGTAGTCTGAGACCGTTTTATGGCTTTGGATCTTTGGAATCAATCTGATGTGAGTAGAGTTAATGGTTTGTGAGAGGGAACCTTCTCTGAAAAAACTCTGAATCTCTTTTATAATCGCATGTCCTACTACTTCCCAGTTGGATTGAAAAAAACTAGCAGAGAAACCATCGGGCCCGGGGCCGTGTCCGAGTGGATTGCGAACATAGCATCCCTAATCTCCTGAGGTGAGGGGATTTGTGTCAATCTCTCATTAGTAGCTGCAGAGATAAACGACTTAATGGCTTTGTTTACCACCTCTAGGGCTGAGTTGCCTGAAGACTTGAAGATTTCCTGGAAATAGGATCCAATGGCTATTGCTATTTGATTATCCTCGTAAACCAGTGAGCCATCTTCTCCCTCAATAACTGAGATTTTGTTGCGTGCCCTTCTCCTCTTTGTCACCGCATGAAAAATACTGGTATTTTTATCTCCCAGGGTGAGCCAAAGGAGGCGGCTGCGCTGTCGCCAGAAGTCTTCTTCTGCTTTATAAGCTTTGAGGAGGTTCATATTGAGAAGGGAGATCAGAGCATCATCTACGATATGAGAGGCCAGAGCTACATCAAGTGAGTTCTTCAGTTCGAGAATTAGCTTCTTTCTATTGGAGTGGAATTCTTTACTCCAAGCCGAAACTGCGTGTCTACACTTGCTAATTCGAGATGAGACTGTAAGCTCTGGATTGTCATTCCATACTTTTGAAATTAGAGCACTAATCTCATCATTATCACGCAGGCGACGGTCATAGCGGAATATACGAgccttcttttttcttttagagtCGAAAGTGGAGACGAGTGGCCTATGGTCTGATGCCTCGAATTTGAGATAGTGGGACCTGCCATTTGGGAACATATCAGACCAGGAGCTGTTCGCCATTGCTCTATCAAGACGGCAGTGTACAAGGTGAGAGTGTCTCTGTCCTCTCCAAGAGAGAAAATTACCTGTGTGCTTAAGATCAAAGAGGTCACACAGTGACAGGAAGGATCTGAAGTTGCTCAAGGAGCTCTCAGGCCTTTCCAAGCCCCCTGACTTCTCAGAATTGTCAGTGATCTCGTTGAAGTCACCAGTGAGGAACCAAGGGAAGTCGCGGGAAGCAGAGAGGTCACACAGTTGAGTCCAAACATCCAGATGTTTAGAGATGTTTGGGGCTCCATATACGAAGGTACCATTGAAAGATTTCCCTTTGAAAGAGATAAGACTGTCAATGAAATTTGGATTAGATGAATTGATACTGACATCCACAACCTTCTTCCACGGCAGGGCCAAGCCTCCAGAACCTGGTGTGATGGGAGATACCAGAAACTGCTTTTCGAGATTCAGGTCCTTCAGTTCTTTTGTAACAAAATCATCTTGGTTCTTTGTTTTAGAAAGGAAAATGATGTCAGGGGAACATTCTTTTTGCAGGTCCTTGAGTCTCTGGATTGTCATGGGGTTCCCTAAACCACAACAATTCCAACTCAAGACGACTAAGGAAGAGGAGGACGTTGGGCGTGAAAATCCGAAGATTCCACCACCGGGGCAATTGAGACATTAGTAGAGGAGTTTGGTCTTCTGTTAGCAGTTCTAGGAGTTCTTCTTTGTGTAGCAAGAATGGGTGAAGAATGGGGGAAGCCGTGTCATTGCGAGGATTGAGCTATGTTGTGTATCCTTAGATTTGTACCCGTAAAGAGGCGTGGGCTAGCTTGTGTTCTTCTGAACGCAGTAGTGCCGCTACGAGTTCTTCTGACCGCTGCAGGGGTTTGTGAGACCTCCTCATTGCCTACAAGTGTTGGTGTGTTAAGAGTAAAGGAAGCATCAGAGGCGTTAGCCATGTTTCTCTCTTCGTAGACACGCAAGTTGTTGCTTGCGGTTTCTACTGTGCGAGCTGCTGTCTCCTCCATAAGCCCCTTGGCTTCACTTTGTAAGACCCGTCGACATCTTGCTGCTGATTCAGTAGGGTCTGCTACATTGGCATATTGGTATGTGACTTCCCTCAGTTCTTCCATCACCTCCTCCGTTATAGGGACCTTCGGTGGTGGAGGAAAATCAGTAACCTCTAAGTTGCGTTCCAGTGGGGGGGGGGGCGTGGGGTCTCTCCCATTTCGCGGCATGAAGCAGATAAAGGAGTTCTTTGGTCGTCATTTCTAGCAGCAGCGTGCCCCAAGGGCCCCTGTGAAACCTCTCTCCATTGTCTCTGTGGAGTGGGAGAGTGGGTAGGTGGTAGTGGCCGCACCTCGTTTCTTTGAGTGGTAGGTCTGTATGAAGCCGACGAGGAGGGTCTGGCTTGCGGGGGTCCTCGCGAGGTTGTTGGTCGGGTGTAATCTTGTTTTGTAAGGGGCGGCCTCTAGCATCTGGGAGAGGTAATCTTTCCCCAAAAGGGTTTCCATGTCTGTCAATTCTTGTCTTGAAAGAGTCTTCTGTATCTTTCTGTTTGTGCTGCTGTGCTGATGTGGTTTGATGCCTACTAGGGGCCGAAAGTTCATGCGATGGAGGTCTCTCCGTATGACGAGTTTCCTTCACTGAAGGGCAGGATCTTGCTAGATGTGAGAGGCTGTAGCAAGATGAGCAGTGATACCCTAACTCTTCATAATCAAAGGTGACCTATAGTTCCTCCCCTGAGTCAAATTCGACCATAGCAGATTTAATGAGCGGTTTCAGGGCGTCTATCGAGATCTTGATACGCGCTGACGTTTTTGTTATCTTGTAATCTTCCTGGGTCCCCAGATCTTGGCCTAGGCTGTAGATCATCTTCTCATGCCAGTAGTGGAGTGGGAGACCATGGAGTCTGATCCAGAATGGGATTTGCGAGGGAAACAGAGGAGAGATGACGGGTTCCCAGCGCTGTAAGATCACCATCCAATGGTTGTAGCGGAAAGGTCTGTCTTTGAGAACTTGGAGCAGATCCTCTTCCAACTCAAAACGGAACTGAAAACAAAGATGACCTAAGTCAGATCCAGTTACAGAACCTTTCAAGGTCCATTTTCTTGGGAGAGCAGAGATGAGGGAGCCAATCGGTTGTTCTCCAGAGTTTGTGACTCTACCAAGCAAGGTACGAGCATTATCTTTGATGAGAGCAGAGGTGTCAAAGATTGGGGCCCTAACACGCTTTTTTGGGACTTGCTCAGACTGGGGAATTGTTCCTTTCCCCTTTTCCGCTGCTGAGTAACGACGGGAAGCCATTCAGTAAAACGGGAGCTACAGCTTATCTGAGTGCAGGAGATGAGTCAAGGAGAAAACGTTTTCGAGAGTGTTGAGTGAGACGCTATCAGAGGAAAACCAGGGTGTAGTTGATAAGGTTGGGAGGTGTCTTATGAGATCTGAAGAAACAACTCGGAAGAGACTATTGGACAATAGCGTGTCTAGCAAGGATCTCGAAGGGAGAGAGGAGTAGTACGTCGACTCTAATCCCGTTCTGGTATCTCATATCTAAACGCGGCCATAGATGCACCATCTCTGAGGAGGAGCACCCGGCGATTCGCCGGCGAAGGTCATCTTTTGGGGGAGGAACCCAACAGACCAGAGTGTAGAAGACCTCCCTTTGTGATGGACCAGCGGTTTATGCCGAAAAGGAAAGACAATTTGAAAAAAGATGGCCAGTGTCAGTATCTAACTTCCAAAACAGGAAAGTCCACTTTAGGAACAGCAACAGGACTAGTGGGTAAAGAGTAGCATGGGGAAGAGGGTCTGGGAGCGTTTTTCAAGTGAGTATCATGTTAATTTAAAACCAGGCATTCAAGCATTGTGTTTCTAAGACCACTTTTGTTGTGATATATGAGCGAGCAGCTCGCTCCATCCACATAAACACATTACATAACACACACGGcgtccaatatatatatatattttttgattaaaacacGGCGTCCAGTATTCTCATAAATTACTATCACTCTTATTATTTCctgaaataatgaaataatgaaatgaTGAGTATTGGTAATATATAGCTAGCTAGTAAGGATTATGTTGATAGTTTGTGACATCTTTCTCCAAAATGAGTTGGAGTTGTTATGTTTCAGATGAATTTATCTCCcccacaccccccccccccccccccccccccccccccccccaaatatTTTGACCATTTTGCCATACTTTACCAAAGTAAGATCTTCACTCCATAATCCCTTCACAGTTTTTCCTTAAAATGACTAGCTGTGCAATTAGTGGTGGATTAGTTATTAAGttatttatttgaattgatatcTATCTAATACTAAAAGGGTTATATAAGAAGTAGGGAGGCTGTCCACGTCAGCAATTAATTCAAGCCAATAAAAACACTTTATTCTGCCACGTCATAACAGCCTCAAGTCGACAAGTATAAAAATCTGATAACATCTCTGGACCAATAATAATTTTCAGTGGCCCACTTGAACCCCATCTCagaaaaacctaaactctaataaCAAACAATAATTATccgtcaattttttttcttcgtcGTTTGGAGGACTCACTGCAATTCACCGTTATCACACACAACCCACACTTCCTCattcaattattttcttaactCATTCCTTGATGGTTTCGTTTCAACTTCCGCTGTTTCTCCTCCTTTATAATTGAATGACGACGACGTAGTTCACCTTAAAGTAGGCCAGATTCTTCCGGATCCGTGACAAAGCGTCGGTGAGGGATTCAGGTCGCGCCATGGAGCTCCGATCGACGAGCTCTGCCAATGGGCGGCGTTGTGATAAGAAGTCGCGGATCGAGGTGGATAGGCGTGAGAAGAAGGTATGGAAGGCGGGAGTGTTGATTGGTGGCTGAGATTGAACAGCTTGCTGATTGGTGACAGGGAGCAGTGGTGGAGTGGACATGGCGGTGGCGCGTGAGGTTAGGTACGACTGATTTGGGCGAGAGGTTTGGATCTTAAGATTGGAAAACAAAGAAGTGC
The window above is part of the Brassica napus cultivar Da-Ae chromosome C8, Da-Ae, whole genome shotgun sequence genome. Proteins encoded here:
- the LOC106413444 gene encoding uncharacterized protein LOC106413444, whose product is MSLHPSILGAPDTFVWPLQKSGNYSVKSGYFSTFMPLNHQREAREATCDWKKLIWSQHLSPKLKFFLWEIVANALHTGNNLQRRGLFSNTSYIRCGAPKSAEHIFFHYQYAKEIRSNGPWNRQLDTLPDASFTKILQESWRWIPLPPYGFSENVFPWIYWAIWLARNQLVFENKSQSPEETTLRALLALKEWENAQPPRISTNTPSLRPPHQHLHRSREDSPLNNQEIYCNTDAAWISTSRTAGLAWIFSDRNQMELDRGSKVQTAVTSPCMGEALAIREALLHAASQNYSTICIRSDSQVLVQAISSRWHTTELYGVLSDIDAISFSASSPFDCCRFFFTPRANNGLADGLAKPIAYLATSQIFDYSSPEFC
- the LOC106413445 gene encoding uncharacterized protein LOC106413445 encodes the protein MEELREVTYQYANVADPTESAARCRRVLQSEAKGLMEETAARTVETASNNLRVYEERNMANASDASFTLNTPTLVGNEEVSQTPAAVRRTRSGTTAFRRTQASPRLFTGNPMTIQRLKDLQKECSPDIIFLSKTKNQDDFVTKELKDLNLEKQFLVSPITPGSGGLALPWKKVVDVSINSSNPNFIDSLISFKGKSFNGTFVYGAPNISKHLDVWTQLCDLSASRDFPWFLTGDFNEITDNSEKSGGLERPESSLSNFRSFLSLCDLFDLKHTGNFLSWRGQRHSHLVHCRLDRAMANSSWSDMFPNGRSHYLKFEASDHRPLVSTFDSKRKKKARIFRYDRRLRDNDEISALISKVWNDNPELTVSSRISKCRHAVSAWSKEFHSNRKKLILELKNSLDVALASHIVDDALISLLNMNLLKAYKAEEDFWRQRSRLLWLTLGDKNTSIFHAVTKRRRARNKISVIEGEDGSLVYEDNQIAIAIGSYFQEIFKSSGNSALEVVNKAIKSFISAATNERLTQIPSPQEIRDAMFAIHSDTAPGPMIQSHKTVSDYRPIALCNVYYKIISKILSLRLKPVLQEVISENQSAFVPGRAISDNVLITHEVLHFLKTSEAVKHCSMEVKTDVSKAYDRLEWSFIRTVFERMGFCSTWTNWLMECIKRVSYSFLLNDEAVGSITPQRGITQGDPLSPYIFIICGEVLSGLCKSAQEEGSLPGIKVARNSPKINHLLFADDTMIFTKTNTFACNSLMEILHSYEAALGQKINGMKSPYLSPRKRLQTFELELNLNWVLRKNEELARKATMIHAVLSPIPSFAMTCFELPVILCKRIQSVLIRFWWDSKDGVRKICWVSWDKLTQPKSMGGLGFRDIQAFNQALLAKIGWRLITNPSCLLAKVLFGKYCHKSPFLKTKPTSVISHGWRGVFFGRDLLIKHMMKAIGNGETTSVWNNSWIKPETDLRPIGPVLLKDNDLMVSDLQEKPKNGMLA